In Neisseria brasiliensis, the following proteins share a genomic window:
- a CDS encoding polynucleotide adenylyltransferase PcnB has translation MLKKWLHKVLPSKASKAVQKTVLPYSEHRISADMLSFAAEKVVKQLNKEGFQAYVVGGAVRDLLLGVEPKDFDVATNATPEQVHKIFRRSRIIGRRFQIVHVMVGPETIEVTTFRGGNKAVQNAHGRIMKDNTYGSIEEDAMRRDFTCNALYYDPIHEEILDFHQGVSDIADRKLVMIGDAAERYQEDPVRILRAVRLSGKLGFDVEEHTAAPIPQYAGRLKNEPVARLFDEIMKLLFSGHARQCLQKLNTLGVSNDIHPLLTALKSADKTENRIIAIALKNTDERLRADKSVSVGFVLAAILWPQLNAYWQEYQQQGQKSAPALNDAITTLRETVEKGWGVPQRFSATMREIWQLQPQFDNMRGARPYKLLSQPRFRAAYDFLVLRGQVGEVDNDIVQWWTTFQHADDETRSQMGMAAQQRQQQEYREGGETPKRKRRRKPRKKKMVAAE, from the coding sequence ATGTTGAAAAAATGGTTGCACAAAGTTTTGCCATCGAAAGCGAGCAAAGCGGTGCAAAAAACGGTTTTACCGTATAGTGAACACCGCATCAGCGCGGATATGTTGAGCTTTGCCGCTGAAAAAGTGGTGAAGCAATTGAATAAAGAAGGCTTCCAAGCCTATGTGGTTGGTGGTGCGGTGCGCGATTTATTGTTGGGCGTGGAACCGAAAGATTTTGACGTTGCCACCAACGCCACGCCTGAGCAAGTACATAAAATTTTCCGTCGCAGCCGCATCATCGGCCGCCGTTTTCAAATTGTGCATGTGATGGTCGGCCCCGAAACCATTGAAGTGACCACTTTCCGCGGCGGCAACAAAGCCGTGCAAAACGCGCACGGCCGCATCATGAAAGACAACACCTACGGCAGCATCGAAGAAGATGCCATGCGCCGCGACTTCACCTGCAATGCGCTTTATTACGACCCGATTCATGAAGAAATTCTCGATTTCCATCAAGGCGTGAGCGATATTGCCGACCGGAAACTGGTGATGATCGGCGATGCGGCCGAGCGTTATCAAGAAGATCCGGTGCGGATTTTGCGTGCGGTTCGATTATCGGGCAAACTCGGTTTTGATGTGGAAGAACACACCGCCGCGCCGATTCCGCAATATGCAGGCCGTCTGAAAAACGAGCCGGTGGCCCGCTTGTTTGACGAAATCATGAAGCTGCTGTTTTCAGGTCATGCCCGCCAATGCCTGCAAAAGCTGAATACCTTAGGCGTGAGCAACGACATTCATCCGCTGCTTACTGCTTTGAAATCCGCCGATAAAACCGAAAACCGCATCATCGCCATTGCGCTGAAAAACACCGACGAGCGTTTGCGCGCCGATAAATCCGTGTCGGTCGGTTTCGTACTGGCAGCGATTTTGTGGCCGCAGCTTAACGCCTATTGGCAAGAATACCAGCAACAAGGCCAAAAATCGGCTCCGGCCTTAAACGATGCCATCACCACCTTGCGTGAAACGGTTGAAAAAGGCTGGGGGGTGCCACAACGCTTTTCCGCTACCATGCGCGAAATCTGGCAGTTGCAACCGCAATTTGACAATATGCGCGGTGCCCGTCCATATAAATTATTAAGCCAACCGCGCTTCCGTGCCGCTTATGATTTTCTGGTGCTGCGCGGTCAAGTCGGCGAAGTGGATAATGACATCGTACAATGGTGGACAACTTTCCAACACGCTGATGACGAAACCCGCAGCCAAATGGGCATGGCGGCGCAACAACGCCAGCAGCAGGAATATCGCGAAGGTGGCGAAACACCGAAGCGCAAACGCCGTCGCAAGCCGAGAAAAAAGAAAATGGTTGCGGCTGAATAA
- a CDS encoding LexA family transcriptional regulator → MAAEKKGVSMFTGNEWLDVAEISVCRRIDRVIKEYGITAESFSEIANIPIIEARKMLNGKKKYSIPTISAICLYYDINANWLFSEQGKMYKEPDMVDTDGLCIEIDEYAFISHYTFPIFKDGQESFYRTDKGGSPIPFRRDWLDKNISTSINNLSVFEVLGDSMEGVLNHGDSILINHAETEPRDGLYVLRIGNDLFVKRVQRIPGKLLVTSENPRYAPFEIDLSHTDDDIAIIGRVEWYGRSID, encoded by the coding sequence TTGGCTGCTGAAAAGAAAGGGGTAAGTATGTTCACGGGAAATGAATGGCTTGATGTAGCTGAAATCTCCGTCTGCCGACGGATTGACCGAGTGATAAAAGAATATGGGATAACGGCTGAAAGCTTCTCAGAAATAGCAAATATCCCAATAATAGAAGCTAGAAAGATGTTGAATGGAAAGAAAAAATATTCTATTCCAACCATATCGGCAATCTGCCTTTACTATGATATAAATGCGAATTGGTTATTTTCTGAACAAGGCAAAATGTATAAAGAGCCTGATATGGTTGATACTGATGGCTTATGCATTGAAATAGATGAATATGCCTTCATTTCGCATTACACTTTCCCTATTTTTAAAGATGGCCAAGAATCATTTTATCGGACTGATAAAGGAGGAAGCCCAATCCCTTTTCGTCGTGACTGGCTAGATAAAAATATTTCAACTTCAATCAATAATTTATCGGTATTTGAAGTATTGGGCGACTCGATGGAAGGCGTGCTCAACCATGGCGATTCGATTTTGATTAATCACGCCGAAACCGAGCCGCGCGACGGCCTGTACGTCTTAAGAATCGGTAACGACCTGTTTGTCAAACGCGTGCAGCGCATACCCGGCAAACTGCTCGTAACGTCCGAAAACCCACGCTACGCGCCATTTGAAATAGATTTAAGCCATACCGACGACGACATAGCCATCATCGGCCGCGTGGAGTGGTATGGCCGCAGCATTGATTGA
- a CDS encoding helix-turn-helix domain-containing protein → MENISLFGSRLKVERKKLGLTQSQLAEKCGITREMWGKYERGVFMPNCEIIFSFYGLGADVNFLFTGNRPSENSNELSKDELELLQNYRQSTDKSREIILTIAKTQEKKEVGITAGEVA, encoded by the coding sequence GTGGAAAACATTTCTCTTTTTGGTAGTCGATTGAAAGTAGAAAGAAAAAAGTTGGGTTTGACTCAGTCTCAACTTGCTGAGAAATGTGGAATTACACGTGAGATGTGGGGAAAATATGAGCGCGGCGTGTTTATGCCAAACTGTGAAATTATTTTCTCTTTTTATGGACTAGGTGCAGATGTGAATTTTCTTTTCACAGGAAATAGGCCGTCTGAAAATTCAAACGAACTCAGCAAAGATGAACTAGAGCTGCTTCAAAACTATCGGCAATCAACAGATAAAAGCCGTGAAATCATTTTGACTATCGCCAAAACACAGGAGAAAAAAGAAGTCGGTATTACGGCTGGTGAAGTAGCCTGA
- a CDS encoding DNA-binding protein: MTITIEKLKENFEKEGKTLASWARENGYKPREVYLVVGGQNKAKYGKGFEIARKLGLK; encoded by the coding sequence ATGACGATAACTATAGAAAAATTAAAAGAAAACTTTGAAAAAGAAGGAAAAACACTGGCTTCTTGGGCACGTGAAAACGGCTACAAGCCGCGTGAAGTTTACTTAGTTGTCGGCGGTCAAAATAAAGCCAAATACGGCAAGGGTTTCGAGATCGCACGAAAGCTAGGGCTGAAATGA
- a CDS encoding transposase family protein, translating to MAIRQNWTYKFSDGQGKGGKVKQYLISSLPPEIRNAIQQKQAESLLAESENLVETLPAAVGKAPAKQANTQLGLPIDEAVGGLTEKQRQCAHARMSIVAEVLKMHRIGGLKISYAQAYVLEQLEQGRLPQYLVDLLPLANARSGGEVKLSMRSLKEWTIAYRKAATPNERLMALAPKSTRKAVPLSEYRWLPHFIRFHNVPSAPKLAHSYGLFADWWEKHMPINEMPTESQVRRVWEKLPMIMQERGRRTGAAYKALMPYVKRDWGALKPNDVWIGDGHSFKAKVAHPVHGRPFKPEVTVILDGCTRMVMGFSVSLAESCVAVCDALRIGVKHFGVPLMYYSDNGGGQTGKTIDHEITGIAARLGIHHETGLPGNPQGRGIIERWWKDNLIRMARQYETFTGEGMDSSTKNLTYRKLESAFNALEQGKELTAEQQKWAAKLPSWKQFIADVLACIEEYNNRPHRELPKTADGSHYTPKQYRDARMISDGLTPDFLAEEEEETLFRPQEIRKVQRGWLDLFNNQYFSVDLAEYHKDEVRVAYDLDDAQSVLVYDMAGKFLCKAKLDGNKRPAMPISRRDQLAENRRKGKVKRAENVIKLANAEINPALEHAQTWDELGNLGAALDVIEAEYAVLPKTGTDDFELFEADM from the coding sequence ATGGCAATAAGGCAGAACTGGACCTATAAATTTTCAGACGGCCAAGGGAAAGGCGGAAAAGTCAAGCAATACCTAATCTCCAGCCTACCCCCCGAAATCCGCAATGCGATCCAGCAGAAACAGGCGGAAAGTTTGTTGGCTGAAAGTGAGAATTTGGTGGAAACGCTGCCTGCGGCAGTCGGCAAAGCACCGGCCAAACAAGCGAATACGCAGCTTGGTCTGCCGATTGATGAAGCAGTCGGCGGTTTGACGGAAAAGCAACGGCAATGTGCTCATGCGCGGATGTCGATTGTGGCGGAGGTGTTGAAAATGCACCGTATCGGCGGCTTGAAAATCAGTTATGCGCAGGCTTATGTGCTGGAGCAGTTGGAGCAAGGCAGATTGCCGCAGTATTTGGTGGATTTGTTGCCGTTGGCGAATGCGCGAAGCGGTGGTGAAGTGAAGTTGTCTATGCGCTCTTTAAAGGAATGGACGATTGCTTACCGTAAGGCGGCTACACCCAACGAGCGGTTGATGGCGTTGGCACCGAAGTCGACACGCAAGGCGGTGCCGCTGTCGGAATACCGTTGGTTGCCGCATTTTATCCGTTTTCACAATGTGCCGAGCGCGCCGAAATTGGCGCACAGCTATGGGTTGTTTGCGGATTGGTGGGAAAAGCATATGCCGATTAATGAAATGCCAACTGAAAGCCAGGTGCGACGTGTTTGGGAGAAATTGCCGATGATTATGCAGGAACGTGGTCGCCGAACCGGCGCGGCATATAAGGCGTTGATGCCTTATGTGAAGCGTGACTGGGGGGCGTTGAAGCCGAATGATGTTTGGATTGGCGACGGCCACAGCTTTAAGGCGAAGGTGGCGCACCCTGTACACGGCAGGCCGTTTAAGCCGGAAGTGACGGTGATTTTGGACGGCTGCACGCGGATGGTGATGGGGTTTTCGGTGAGTTTGGCAGAAAGTTGTGTGGCGGTGTGTGATGCGCTGCGGATTGGGGTCAAGCATTTTGGTGTGCCGTTGATGTATTACTCGGATAACGGTGGCGGCCAAACGGGTAAAACCATCGACCATGAGATTACGGGTATTGCGGCACGGCTGGGTATCCATCATGAGACGGGGTTGCCGGGCAATCCGCAGGGGCGCGGCATTATCGAACGCTGGTGGAAAGACAATTTGATTCGGATGGCGCGACAGTATGAGACGTTTACCGGCGAAGGGATGGACAGCAGCACGAAAAACCTGACTTACCGTAAGTTGGAAAGTGCGTTTAATGCGCTGGAGCAAGGTAAGGAGTTGACGGCGGAACAGCAGAAATGGGCGGCGAAGCTGCCTAGCTGGAAGCAGTTTATCGCTGATGTGTTGGCCTGTATTGAGGAATACAACAACCGCCCACACCGCGAGCTGCCGAAAACGGCAGACGGGTCGCACTATACGCCGAAGCAATACCGTGATGCACGCATGATTTCAGACGGCCTGACCCCTGATTTCTTGGCGGAGGAGGAAGAAGAAACGCTGTTCCGTCCGCAGGAAATCCGCAAGGTGCAGCGTGGTTGGTTGGATTTGTTTAACAACCAGTATTTCAGCGTGGATTTGGCTGAGTATCACAAAGACGAGGTACGTGTGGCTTATGACTTAGACGATGCTCAGAGTGTGTTGGTGTATGACATGGCCGGTAAGTTTTTATGCAAGGCCAAACTCGACGGCAACAAACGCCCTGCAATGCCGATTTCGCGCCGCGACCAACTGGCGGAAAACCGCCGTAAAGGTAAGGTTAAACGTGCGGAAAACGTCATCAAACTGGCAAATGCGGAAATCAATCCTGCTTTGGAACACGCGCAAACGTGGGATGAGCTGGGCAATTTGGGGGCAGCCCTTGATGTGATTGAAGCGGAATATGCGGTATTGCCGAAAACAGGAACGGATGATTTTGAACTTTTTGAAGCAGATATGTAG
- a CDS encoding GntR family transcriptional regulator, whose protein sequence is MNDLPDLEKRLNMIEISLQELEQISIADTAVLAWLLQRITRQEPTSIEQVRRFLTAQVAHLPEDDPIREHFDSLLLLVADAESLA, encoded by the coding sequence ATGAATGATTTGCCCGACTTGGAAAAACGTCTGAATATGATTGAAATCAGTCTTCAGGAATTGGAGCAGATTTCCATCGCCGATACTGCCGTCCTGGCTTGGCTGCTTCAGCGGATTACCCGCCAAGAGCCGACTTCGATTGAACAGGTTCGCCGCTTTCTAACTGCTCAGGTTGCTCACTTACCTGAAGATGACCCAATACGTGAACATTTCGATTCATTGCTTCTACTCGTTGCCGACGCAGAGTCTCTCGCTTAG
- a CDS encoding AAA family ATPase — MKNQINKALQQRFIEFKERSGLSQSQLARAIGSSVSQINMYLKGNYAEHGGKYETVEKKIETYLDVQESKAQREELNIGFVSTPTMRRIMGTMLEAHEGGEVVVIYGQAGLGKTQAVKRYCEKNPTAILIEANPSFNALVLMRKLATACKLVNTGSLNDLFEAVADRLRDSGRLIVVDEAENLPLRALEILRRLHDETGCGLVMSGMPRLVVNLRGKHGELVQLYSRVSVALPLGDSLPDDELMAIAQTALPEADAETLAEVVKQANGNTRRMSKLMCGAVRTANKNGIQLQAGIVKKYSTLIIR, encoded by the coding sequence ATGAAAAACCAAATCAACAAGGCATTACAACAGCGTTTTATCGAATTTAAAGAGCGCTCGGGCTTGAGCCAAAGCCAGCTTGCCCGAGCCATCGGCAGCTCCGTGTCGCAAATCAATATGTATTTAAAGGGCAATTATGCCGAACACGGCGGCAAATATGAAACAGTCGAGAAAAAAATCGAAACCTATTTGGACGTGCAGGAAAGCAAGGCACAACGTGAAGAACTGAACATCGGCTTTGTGTCTACGCCTACCATGCGCCGCATTATGGGCACCATGCTGGAAGCGCACGAAGGCGGTGAGGTGGTGGTGATTTACGGTCAGGCCGGTTTGGGCAAAACGCAGGCGGTAAAACGCTACTGCGAAAAAAATCCGACCGCCATCTTAATTGAAGCGAATCCGAGCTTTAATGCGCTGGTGTTGATGCGCAAATTGGCAACGGCGTGCAAGCTGGTCAATACGGGCAGCCTGAATGATTTGTTTGAAGCGGTGGCCGACCGTTTGCGTGATTCAGGTCGTCTGATTGTGGTGGATGAAGCGGAAAACCTGCCTTTGCGTGCCTTAGAGATTTTGCGCCGCCTGCACGATGAAACGGGCTGCGGCTTGGTGATGAGCGGTATGCCGCGACTGGTAGTCAACCTGCGCGGTAAGCATGGCGAGCTGGTGCAGCTTTACAGCCGCGTATCGGTTGCCCTGCCGCTTGGCGACAGCCTGCCGGACGATGAGTTGATGGCGATTGCACAAACTGCGTTGCCGGAAGCGGATGCAGAAACGTTGGCGGAAGTTGTGAAACAAGCCAACGGTAATACGCGCCGCATGAGTAAGCTGATGTGTGGTGCGGTGCGCACCGCAAATAAAAACGGTATCCAGCTTCAGGCTGGGATCGTGAAAAAGTACAGCACGTTAATTATCCGTTAA
- a CDS encoding toxin PIN has translation MKREYTVHAGVYEDTWHDYATHKRHKIWRADVRAKRKEGFAWLQIRRARKRFECKEEAKEWADQVKADWMRNNFFALRKY, from the coding sequence ATGAAGCGTGAATATACGGTACACGCAGGGGTGTACGAAGATACTTGGCATGATTATGCCACTCATAAGCGGCACAAGATTTGGCGGGCGGATGTGCGCGCCAAGCGCAAGGAAGGCTTTGCATGGCTGCAAATCCGCCGCGCTCGAAAGCGTTTTGAGTGTAAGGAGGAAGCCAAAGAATGGGCGGATCAGGTTAAGGCGGATTGGATGCGGAATAATTTTTTTGCCTTACGAAAATATTAA
- a CDS encoding DUF2786 domain-containing protein: MDKEKALNKIKKCLALSKSANEHEAAQALKQAQALMKQYGINEQDIELSAIQETEGLACAQTLPQWQGYLAGVVARSFGVCSYVDYAFNPKKMKVEGRLKFYGMNPRNELAEYAYQVLLRQLKAARADYIKTQLARVRLAKNKTMRADEFCLGWIAVVSKKVDVFANGERETELLELWKENKGLTTSKLKLSKGKSLRDRVNGWEKGQEAALNHAMNSTENQKLEDKS; encoded by the coding sequence ATGGATAAGGAAAAAGCCTTAAACAAAATCAAAAAGTGTTTGGCCTTGAGTAAGTCGGCCAACGAGCATGAAGCGGCGCAAGCATTGAAGCAGGCACAGGCGTTGATGAAGCAATACGGCATTAACGAGCAGGATATTGAACTGTCGGCCATACAGGAAACAGAGGGCTTGGCTTGTGCGCAGACGTTACCGCAATGGCAGGGTTATTTGGCCGGTGTGGTAGCGAGAAGTTTCGGGGTGTGCAGTTATGTTGACTACGCATTTAACCCCAAAAAAATGAAAGTGGAAGGCCGTCTGAAATTTTACGGTATGAATCCCCGCAACGAATTGGCGGAGTACGCTTATCAAGTATTGCTGCGCCAACTCAAAGCAGCCCGCGCCGACTACATCAAAACGCAGCTTGCACGAGTTCGTCTTGCCAAAAACAAAACCATGCGTGCCGACGAGTTTTGCTTAGGCTGGATTGCCGTTGTAAGTAAAAAGGTAGATGTTTTCGCCAATGGCGAACGAGAAACGGAGCTGCTGGAGCTCTGGAAAGAAAACAAAGGGCTGACAACAAGCAAATTGAAGTTGAGCAAAGGCAAATCCCTGCGCGACCGTGTAAACGGCTGGGAAAAAGGCCAAGAGGCTGCGCTCAACCATGCGATGAACAGCACAGAAAACCAAAAACTGGAGGATAAATCATGA
- a CDS encoding host-nuclease inhibitor Gam family protein, protein MAKTTRIKQPAIEAAQDKAEVTAFIRRIGDLQREVKRLETEAGDKKAAIEEEYAAYAAPLCAEITSLTERVAAYCEAHKDELTDNGKTKTVDFTTGLIKWRIRPPSVKVTGVAAVLAWLSEKSAFAEFVRTKKEIDKDAILNQKERFSDGQVPGIKIVSGVEDFVIEPTEQELG, encoded by the coding sequence ATGGCTAAAACCACCCGAATCAAACAGCCCGCCATCGAGGCGGCACAAGACAAAGCGGAAGTTACCGCGTTTATCCGCCGAATCGGCGATTTACAACGCGAAGTCAAACGGCTGGAAACCGAAGCCGGTGACAAGAAAGCCGCTATCGAAGAAGAGTACGCCGCATATGCTGCCCCGTTGTGCGCCGAAATCACCAGTCTGACCGAGCGTGTGGCCGCTTACTGTGAGGCGCATAAAGATGAGCTGACCGACAACGGCAAAACCAAAACTGTGGACTTCACCACCGGCCTGATTAAATGGCGCATCCGCCCGCCGTCGGTCAAGGTGACGGGTGTGGCCGCCGTATTGGCATGGCTCTCCGAAAAATCCGCCTTTGCCGAGTTTGTCCGAACCAAAAAGGAAATCGACAAAGATGCCATCCTGAATCAGAAAGAGCGTTTTTCAGATGGTCAGGTGCCGGGGATTAAGATTGTGAGCGGCGTGGAGGATTTTGTGATTGAACCGACGGAACAGGAGTTGGGCTGA
- a CDS encoding recombination-associated protein RdgC gives MWFKQLTPFRLPELPDVERLETAIAENWFSSPLGSEWFSEGFYVPVPFGNPVVFKAQKTMLISLRREEKVLPGAVIKNNLDKQIAKIQTAEGRNVGRKEKQELRQAIIDDLLPKALTKSSCTKGLIAKGWLWTDTASPKKAENLLTKLREALGGLPAQRPVTRQSPSSLMTDWLLAGQAQGRFELDSDVTLVGAGDVAPKVKISRKDLTADDVAQHAKNGMTVTELGLVWHERVAFILTRDLTLKRIQWLDVVQEEAEDHGDDAESQAYATQLLMSAALSELLAELMELLGGW, from the coding sequence ATGTGGTTTAAACAACTTACCCCATTCCGCCTGCCGGAACTGCCCGACGTGGAACGCTTGGAAACAGCGATTGCCGAAAACTGGTTTAGCTCGCCACTCGGCTCAGAATGGTTTAGCGAGGGTTTTTATGTGCCTGTGCCGTTTGGCAATCCTGTTGTTTTTAAAGCACAAAAAACCATGCTTATCAGCTTGCGGCGCGAAGAAAAAGTATTGCCGGGCGCGGTAATTAAAAACAATCTGGATAAGCAGATCGCCAAAATCCAAACCGCCGAAGGCCGCAATGTCGGCCGCAAAGAGAAACAGGAACTGCGCCAAGCGATTATCGATGACCTGCTGCCCAAAGCCCTGACCAAATCCAGCTGCACCAAAGGACTGATCGCTAAAGGCTGGCTGTGGACGGATACGGCCAGCCCCAAAAAAGCCGAAAACCTGCTCACCAAACTGCGCGAAGCCCTCGGCGGCCTGCCTGCTCAAAGGCCGGTTACCCGCCAATCGCCGTCATCGCTGATGACCGACTGGCTGCTGGCAGGCCAAGCGCAAGGCCGTTTTGAGTTGGACAGCGATGTAACCTTGGTCGGCGCGGGCGACGTTGCCCCCAAAGTCAAAATCAGCCGCAAAGACCTGACCGCCGACGATGTGGCGCAACACGCCAAAAACGGCATGACCGTAACCGAGCTGGGCTTGGTGTGGCACGAACGCGTGGCGTTTATCCTGACACGGGATCTTACGCTGAAACGCATCCAATGGCTGGACGTGGTGCAGGAAGAAGCTGAAGACCACGGCGATGATGCCGAAAGCCAAGCCTATGCCACGCAGCTGCTGATGTCTGCCGCGTTGAGTGAGCTGCTGGCTGAGCTGATGGAGCTGCTGGGAGGCTGGTAG